In Pagrus major chromosome 23, Pma_NU_1.0, the genomic window CATTatcaacagaaacactgaagctgTGCATCTTTACAGACTCCAGCCTCCTCTGACACAAACAGCATCAGTCAGTGTAttttaaccaatcagagaccATGACACCACACATGTCACAATTGGCGCCACACATGACGCCACACATGACGCCACAATTGACGCTACACACGACGCTCACATGAAGCCACACATGACACCACACATGATGCCACAATTGGTGCCACACATGATGTCACAATTGGCGCCACACATGATGTCACAATTGGTGCCACACATGATGTCACAATTGGCGCCACACATGATGTCACAATTGATGCTACACATGACGCTACACACGACGCCACACATGACACCACACATGACACCACACATGATGCCACACATGATGTCACAATTGACGCCACACATGACGCTACACATGAAGCCACACATGACGCCACACAGCAAAACTTTGTATCAGTGAGAATAAAactgtctctctccacctgtctgtctctctccacctgtctgtctctctccacctgtctaGCGGCCGAGGTGTACGACAGTCAGGACAGCAGCATCATGACGGACGCCGATGACACGCAGCTCCACACAGCTGAGAGCGATGACGTCCTTTAACCCCGCCCCTTCATTTAAACCCCGCCCCCGCTCAAGCCAAGCCcctgctgctctgattggccggAGGAGTACTGTTGCTAGGCAACATTCTGACAGACGGACCTTCAGTTTTGCTCCGCTCCCGGTCATCCTTCCTgtcgtctgattggctgaaacagactgctgctgccctgaagccccgccccctgtctttcctcttcctcGTATGTCATCGAGCTcgtcctctgacatcacagctgttttttatgttctttttatCATCGTTatggaaataaatcaataaaaacatgtaaactcTGCCAACTGCTGTCTGTCTTCTTCCTGTTaccagcagccaatcagagcagctcTGCACTGATTGGAGCAGGTGAATGAAGGTATGTTCGCAGAccccagggcatgatgggaaacacaCGGTTTAATCAgtaatatgacacattttgtttatcagagaaattcagtttgagtttgttcacagagaaatgtgacttataataataataataataatatataaggataatattaataatcaaTAGTAATAATGAAACTTCCGAACTTCACTAATTACACGTTAAGTTCCTATTTATAAAGTGGAGACGACATCATGAACATTTCATGTAGGTGGCATTACATCCCGGTGTCAGTGGGCGGCGTTACATCCCGGTGTCAGTGGGTGGCGTTACATCCCGGTGTCAGTGGGTGGCGCTACATCCCGGTGTCAGTGGGTGGCGTTACATCCCGGTGTCAGTGGGTGGCGTTACATCCCGGTGTCAGTGGGTGGCGTTACATCCCGGTGTCAGTGGGTGGCGCTACATCCCGGTGTCAGTGGGTGGCGTTACATCCCGGTGTCAGTGGGTGGCGTTACATCCCGGTGTCAGTGGGTGCCGCTACATCCCGGTGTCAGTGGGTGGCGTTACATCCCGGTGTCAGTGGGTGGCGCTACATCCCGGTGTCAGTGGGTGGCGCTACATCCCGGTGTCAGTGGGTGGCGTTACATCCCGGTGTCAGTGGGTGCCGCTACATCCCGGTGTCAGTGGGTGGCGTTACATCCAGGTGTCAGTGGGTGGCGCTACATCCCGGTGTCAGTGGGGTGTCAGTGGGCGGCGTTACATCCCGGTGTCAGTGGGCGGCGTTACATCCTGCTTAGTTTGAACGTAATATCTAAGGACAGAGTTTTCGCTCTTAACATCTGAATGTTTGCACCGACTTGAACAGTTTGATCATAGGCAGGAGTTATAATCTGACTCCGCCCTCTCAGGAGCTGTGAAGTCTGTAAAATAGCAGTTGTCATGGCGATCATTTTGAGTGAATTTTAATGTTATAGTGTTGACAAGTAAATAAATCTTCGAGTTAGATGACTGTCTAATTAACAACTACCTACTGATTTATTACAGTTAGCATGTGTAGCATCATGGTTTATTGTCACAATTTGTTCAGCTCCATAACAAACCGGCTGAATCACTGTTGTAGTTGACAGTTTCAACTTGGGGGACAGACCAATCAGCCAGATGTGGGACAATGTCGGACATGTCACTGATGTACGGATGTAGTCTAAAATTTAGATATATTGTCTAgctaactttaaaaaataaacatttctattCTGCCTGGTAGCTCATAACATCTATGCTTTACCTTCTCATTGATTTAGTAGCACACAATAGACTAAACAGGTTACAGGTAAGACCTTTATTAACACGTGAAGGACTTTACAATTATATTTCAAGCAGCCCTGTTTATATTTTCAGATTTGAACAAATGGTATGGTTGTACAATCCAAACACAATACCTTCAGTTATTCAGACTTTTCTAACAACCCTATACTGAAGTAGAACCATATACTTAACCATAGCAGGAGGCATTATTCAAAATATCTTGTGGTTTCTCCTCCTAACACAAATGCAACTCCTGCATTTCATCAACAATTAGGCACAAATAGATCAAATACAATCAGATGAATACAAATGAAAGCGTtcaggaggaaacaggaagtgaaaggCTGCATTCTCAGcaccacagacagcagctggctGAAACTCAAGAATAACAACAGTCTAACAACAGACACtttattcttattttaattAACTCAATCCTACCTGAGATGttcttgacttgacttgagtgCATCGCTGTAGAATCCCTTACAGCTGGATACAAAGTTGCTCTTGACTTGAATCTCATATCATATAATCAAGTCATACCACTTTTGAAGGTAGCTGAGTGCGACCTGGTAGAAGTTGGAAGGATCACATTTGATTGCTGCCGTCTTTTGGGCTGGAAGCTGTCGGAGGATATCACTGGTCTCTGCTCCTAAGAAGGAATCCACCTGTGGTTGTTGGAGCTTTGTTGAAGAGTGCACATCATCTCATACAACTCACAAACAGTCACGTCCTCTCGCTCCAACTGCAGCACAACATCATGGAAGATCTTCAGCACATTATTGAGGAAAGACAGGTAGACCTGTAGGTCAAGGGGTCGCCCATCACCGTCCTGatcttttttaaataagtgCCACAGTTATTTTGGGCACCTATCCTCCCCCAGTGACAAAAAATAGCTCTTGATATCTGCCCGGTTGTCATGTAGTCTCTCTCCAGCTGGACATAAGCTTTGCCATCTTGTGTCCACGTGTCTCAGTACAGCCTGATAGTCTTCCACAAATGTGAACACATTTCAGTTCTGTACATTTTGAGGatgctgaaaagtgactgaatATTTTGTTCACTGTGAACTCTGTGTCAGTGTCCAACCTGTCTCCAGCATGTTCTGCACAGCTGTGCACTATGTGGGCCTGACAGTTTGCCTTTATGATGCATTTGTAAGGGAAATTCTTCTTGTTGAGGttgagagttgctaattctctgaagaattttagactcagtgtgatgaatcagatctctttaacaCCTGCAGCATGGACAGAAGACCTGAGTGTCTCTGCAGTCTTCAGATGTTTCTGACTTAAACACAACAGAATACAGAGATCACAAACTTTATGACAGTCATTAATCatttcttcccaaaacaatgaccctctgatgtttgtgttgatcatgTCTTTCAGGACGGTCACcctctgatgtttgtgttgatcatgTCTTTCAGGACGGTGACCCTCTGATGTTTTATTGGACAGTAAGTGTCATCCTGTCTACCTTCCTGTGACACCTCAGGTGAAGAGAACTGCCCCTCATGTGACTTTCTGACCTTCACACCTTAAAGAGgaacctcctcctctcacatcctgacaTGTTCTCTACAGTACATTGATTACTGAATTCAAAACTATTTAACTTCTCACACATTGTTGTCTGCTCTTAGTTTCTGGAAAACAGAAttgttttttccataatttACATGATCAGCAGTGTCCAGTCATCTTTCCACTTGTTTATAATGTGGCGGTGTATGTAAGCAGATGACTCATCGCTGTCCTTGTTTTTCAAACCCAGCTCAGGTGTCCAGTATCTAACAGGCAGTGGGAACAGTCTCTCCTTTCTTCACAGCCATTGGATCAATGACAAGTTTTAGAGGAAGCATCTGTCCTGCAGTGGTTTCAAACTAGAGCCAATTAAATTGCAGATATCATCTTGTGACGTCAGGTCACCTTAGTCTCAGCGTCACAGTGGTTATTAGCTGTAGTTGAAGGTTGGAGGATAGTTTTCGTCATCATGATGCTTCGTCCTGTTTCACAGAACGTTatcttctgttgtttgttgattaACGATAGTTAACAGAATTATATATTTTCAGGTGTTTGCTTGCTCACTGATCggccacaggaagtgaaaatgtcattttctgtgaCAATGTTTTGGTTAGTTTGGACGTTACGTCTCTGTGGTGCAACCAAACGACGTCGCACTCTGAAGACAGAAATGACACTGAGCTCTTATCAAACATGTGGCCGCACTGAAAATACTCACaataacttcctgtttttgttttgtttgatccTGTAAAGGGCCAAAAATACACActtcaaaatggctgacttcctgttgggtttagACAAGGATGTGATGATGTAGTTACACAGTTTTGGTTTCCGATTCAAGCCAGAGAAACTTTATTGGTACAAAGCACTTTAACAGCCAacaagcagagagaaacagtggAGTTTGGCACCTGGTATCAAACTGCATTCTGGGTAGTGTTAATGATGGGGTGGGAGGTCATTAGGGGGGCCTACAACAAGTTAGCATtcagaaacacagaacagatgaagatgattggctgagagggatgacatcagagagacagagacttTACACAATTGGAGAGATTTCATAAAGGAAGCTAACGAGCTAATCCAGGCTACTTAGCAGTTAGCCTGGATTAGCATGTTTTCCAGGAGACACCTGGAACAACCTCCTGGATTCCCCTAACTTTATTCAAGGACCTTGTAACCTCCTCAAGGACCTCCTGAACATCTCACTGACCATGAGAACTTCTGTCTGATCAGTCGATATAATTAATTATCACAATATAAATGAGTCGTCAATACTTTTCAAATTGCTCCGGTGGAtcaacacacaggaagtcattttaaataaatcaataactCCTCAgctgattcattttcattatttcattcacaAAGTCAGAAATCCTTTCTTTTTAGCAGCTATTTGTTTCAGGTTcttctgattgttttcttgtttcgTCGTCTAACGATGTGACATCACTGACAAACGTTTAGCCAACAAGCTGAAGCTCTGTCATGTGATTGGTTTGAATTAGCATGCTGTCATGTAATGTAACTTCAACATTACAATACaacttttaattttcttttgaatcCTGCAGCCCAACCTGGAACTTCCTCTGGTTCAGAGCACCTCCTCAAGGACCCAAAAACCTTTTCAAGTAGTCCTGGAACCAACTCAAGGCCCTTGAAATGTCAGATTTCACCTCTGTACAGGAGCTCCAGGAAGTGCTCaacctagcttagcacaaagactggaatctGAGGGAAACtactagcctagcttagcatgatGACTGGAAGCAAAgggaaactgttagcctagcttagcataatgactggaagcagagggaaactgttagcttagcttagcataatgactggaagcagagggaaactgtTAGCCTAAATAAGAGACACAGTGAGCTTTGTTCCGTTAGAAGAGCAAAAATCCACCTCCACAAGTGAGattccagtgtttgtgctaagctaggcgCTAAGCTAGGTGTTGCTTCATAAATTGACCAGTCCCCTGACCGACTccgctgtgattggctgataaTCTGGATGAGGGTCAGTTTGAGGCGTCACTTTAATAAAATCGCTCCAATCATGTTCATGTGACATCAGACGACGGTCAGGAGGAAAAAGGCAggtgaagatttttttctttcttccatcAGTTTCCTTGTTAagaggagggggcggggctaGTAGGCACAGCGTCGTCCAGTCACAGGCCCTGTTTGGCGAGGGAGGCAGACACCTGATGGAAAGAGGAAGTTGACAATGCGGGTGATTATATTTATACAGATGAACAAGATTCCAGATGCAAAGACTATTGACTATTAAGACTATTGTGAACCGCTCACCTGCGGCCGAAACACTTTCTATCTTCCAGGTTTACTTTCTGGTCACGTGACCAACTGAACACCTGAAACAGCGACGAGCTGCAGTTCAAACTCACGACCCCTCCGGCTGTCAGCTGCAGTGCCGACAGGCCGGcagaggtcggtgtgtttaccaggaaactacagctcataaactgCCGTATCAGACCCGCGACCAGAAATGCTGTGAGTTAACAGTCATGaaggcagccaatcagaggtggGGGAGGGGTCCATGATAACGCAGGTATTACACCTTGACTTTGACTTCTGAACAAGTAAATCTTACCTGATCAGCCAGGTTGTTGAGGGGTGGAGCTTCAGCAGCATTGAGGCTTCCGGGGGAGGAAGTGTTGCTATGGTGATGAGGGGAGGAGTCAGGCTGGATGACGATTTCAGCACCGTGGTCGGTTCGAGCTCTGGCGTTCTCCCTGAAGCTCAGCTTCTGACTTTCAATCTGTACACACAAATCAGttatatacaaacatacatgtacacatgtTTATATGTGTTGTTAGCATGTTGTTAGCATGtaccctcttcctccctcctcctggaACATGAGTGACGTTCTCCAGAGAACCGACTTTTGACTGAACAGATTTAAAATCCACCTTCTCTGATTTAATCTCCAGTTTCCctccacctgaaacacacacacacacacacacacacacacaccagtacattattataaaaattatTATGATAACAGTCATACGGCGCTCTATACAGCTGATACAGGAAagtacaatgtgtgtgtgtgtgtgtgtgtgtgtgtgtgtgtgtgtgtgtgtgtgtgtgtgtgtgtgtgtgtgtgtgtgtgtgtgtgtgtgtgtgtgtgtgacctggtTTGTGGTGGATGTTCTCTTTGGAGCCACATTTTGATGTCACATTAGTGAGATCCAACTTCTTATGAACAATCTgaacctgcagacagacagacaggtggagagacagacaggttagtGTTATGAggatcacacagaaacatgtcgGCAGTTAAACGGTTGTTTCCTGTCTGCCCCGCCTGAGCTCTACagggacaggtgtgtgtgtgttacctgactgacaggtgtgtgtgtgttacctgactgacaggtgtgtgtgtgttacctgtctgacaggtgtgtgtgtgttacctgtctgacaggtgtgtgtgtgttacctgactgacaggtgtgtgtgtgttacctgtctgacaggtgtgtgtgtgttacctgactgacaggtgtgtgtgtgttacctgactgacaggtgtgtgtgtgttacctgactgacaggtgtgtgtgtgttacctgtctgacaggtgtgtgtgtgttacctgtctgacaggtgtgtgtgtgttacctgtctgacaggtgtgtgtgtgttacctgactgacaggtgtgtgtgtgttacctgactgacaggtgtgtgtgtgttacctgtctgacaggtgtgtgtgtgttacctgtctgacaggtgtgtgtgtgttacctgactgacaggtgtgtgtgtgttacctgactgacaggtgtgtgtgtgttacctgactgacaggtgtgtgtgtgttacctgtctgacaggtgtgtgtgtgttacctgactgacaggtgtgtgtgttacctttcCTCCTCCAGGTACGTGTTTGAGGTTCTCAGTGGATCCGACCTTTGACCTCACATTGCTGAGGTCAGGCATGGggtgggagggtggggggggcGTCCGTCCACGGGCAGAGCCGGGAGACCTGGGGGGGGTCCGGACCACCGCCACCTGCAGCACCACGTCACCAGAACCAGTTTAACCAGTAACAGCTATCACCAACAGAACCAtccgacagacagacaggtaaacagaTAGTGAGACAGGTGTTCTGACCTTCTTGACGTCTCTGTTGGGAGTGGACGATCGACTGGCAGGAGACCGACTTCCTGGACTGTTGACTCCGTCCACTgactctgacagacagacagacaggtggacagacagacaggtttaGTGGGTCAGACTAGTAGAACTGGTGTTATTGGTTGAACTAGTGCAGAGTCAGACCTGTACTCTTGGCTGAGATCATCTTAGCTGCTCTGGCGCCTCCTGCTGTCTTGGAggcctgaaacacaaacatgttgttgttgttgttgttgttgttgttgcatcgTCCACTCAGTGTCCACTTTATTAGTAACACATCTCAAGTCAATAAATAGAAATCACTGTAACTGATCACTAATAATCAATCACCAGCTCTGAAACATCCTGAATATTTCATAagagatttattgattattatttaccTTCATGGATTCTTCAGTCGCTTCCTTCACAGCTGCAAGAAGcaaacagagcaggaagtgatgtcatcaatAACAACATTCACATCTTACAACGATGTGATCAATCAATATGAATCTGATCCATCATCAATAATGATCAATACTGAGGATGCAGGGCAGCAAACAGGAAGTACaagcagaggtcaaaggtcagggagACATGTTTCCATGACAACCAGAGGTCATCAGGAAGTGTCCCGTCTATgtcactttcaaaataagagatggaaacatgacacagaggaggaggaggaggaggaagaggaggaggaggaggatggggagaAATAAAGAAAGGTGGTGCAGACAGACgtgaggaaaaggaggagaataaaagaggaggaggtgagagaggaggaggtgcagaaCGACAGACCTTtgtttagaggaggaggagcgttTGATTTCCTCACTTGGGCAGCCTGTTTGGCTGGAGGAGCGCTTGTTTTTCTGGGTGGAGCAGCCTGTTTTGGAGAGGAGGAGCTTGTTCTCGTCACTGAGGCAGCTCCTGTGAGAGGAGCTTTGGTTGTGgagggaggagctgcagcagaaatcAAGCGTCCCTCCTCTTTAAGGACTCCGTTAGTTAGAGGAGCGTTTGTTTCATCAGCAGGGACCTCCTGCTCTTCATaggaaggaggagcaggaggtgtgtttgttttctcctcctcagcagGAGGCTCTGAGCTGGTGGGAGGCTGGAGCTCTGTGgactcctcctgctcctcctcagctaACATCACACCTCTGCCTGAACTCTCCCTCAtcacctgctcctcctcctccatcacctgctcctcctcctccatcacctcctcttcctctccggCAGTCTTTGTCTTCTCCTCAGCAtcaggaggaggtgtgatggaggagcagagagtCTCTGCTGGAGCCTCCTTcatctctccagctcctccttctAGTTgctcctcctttttcttctcctctgtcacatcttcttcctcttcacccatcatttctttctgctcctcttcctcttctcctctgacATCCTCCTCTTTCTCACCACCTCTCTGCTCCTGTTGTAAAGGAAGAGATGTGATGGAGGAGCAGGGAGTCTCTagcttctccctctctttctcttcatctcctaGCTGcaccttgtcctcctcctcctcttcctcatgaGTCTTCATCGTGgatctctcctcttcctcatccctcctctctgGCTGCTCCTCAGAGCTGCTCCTCATCAGTTCACCTCCATCTGCTTGCTCCTttttcacctcctccttctcctcagaAGCTCTGTTTCCATTTGGGAGGtctgaggggaggaggagatgggaggaagagaggaggaaagaaaggaggagagaggaagacgaggaagagATGAAGACAAACACTGAGGACAAACACATCACTATGGTAACGAGAATGTTTCTTTGTTACAGTGGTTGCTAACGGTTACAGGAGATGACAGAGAgtcagaagaggaggaggaggggggggtaTTCATCATTCAATAAAACACAGTGTCTGATTGATAATCTGTCAGATATCTGATCTGTGATCAGTTTAAATTCAGACTATAGACTTCAGCTCTATAGAGTACAGCTCTATAGACTTCAGCTCTATAGACTTCAGCTCTATAGAGTACAGCTCTATAGACTTCAGCTCTATAGAGTACAGCTCTATAGACTTCAGCTCTATAGACTTCAGCTCTATAGACTTCAGCTCTATAGAGTACAGCTCTATAGAGACCAGCTGACAAACAGTCATCAGCTGTGGCCGT contains:
- the maptb gene encoding microtubule-associated protein tau, whose amino-acid sequence is MMDGHSTPFGGDPAPKEQSMMGAVKEATEESMKASKTAGGARAAKMISAKSTESVDGVNSPGSRSPASRSSTPNRDVKKVAVVRTPPRSPGSARGRTPPPPSHPMPDLSNVRSKVGSTENLKHVPGGGKVQIVHKKLDLTNVTSKCGSKENIHHKPGGGKLEIKSEKVDFKSVQSKVGSLENVTHVPGGGRKRIESQKLSFRENARARTDHGAEIVIQPDSSPHHHSNTSSPGSLNAAEAPPLNNLADQVSASLAKQGL